TGCAGTCTCTTCATCAAATTTTATTCGTTCCGCTGCCCAAGTTCCTTTATACGGTAGCATTTTTATTCCTTATCCGACTGGGTATATGTCTATTGACAATAGTTTAGAGTTAATAGAAAAGATTATCCATGATCCTTTGTCTGGTGTTGATAAACCTGCTGCTGTATTGTTAGAGGTTGTACAAGGCGATGGCGGAATTAATGTTGCTCCTAAAAAGTGGTTACAATCTTTGCATCGTATTTGCAAAGAAAACGATATTATGTTAATAATTGATGATATACAAGCAGGTTGTGGAAGAACGGGACAATTTTTTTCATTTGATGATTATGATATCATACCTGATGTGGTTATTCTATCTAAATCCATTAGTGGTATAGGGTTACCAATGTCTTTAGTTTTAGTTGACAGTTCTCTTGATGTTTTAGATTCTGGTCAGCATACTGGTACTTTTAGAGGTAATCAGTTAGGGTATGTAGCAGCCACTGCAGCCTTAGATTTTTGGCTAGATAACAATTTTACTAATTCTCTTAAAGATAAAACGTTAATTTTTGAAAATTGCTTGATGCATATTAAAAATAAATTCCCTTTTATTGAAATAAGAGGTAAAGGAATGATGTGGGGATTGAGTTTTGAAGACAAACCAAAGTTAGCAGGTTTGATTTCAAAATTTTGTTTTAACCAAGGTTTATTACTGGAAACTTGTGGTAGGAACGATGGTGTAGTTAAATTACTACCTGCAATTACTGTAGCCAGTAAAAATATTGAGAGGGGGTTTAAGATTTTAGAATCTGCTATTGAGTCAGTTATATGAAGGTAATTTAAGTGAATAAATTAGAGTTTAAAGAATTAACTAATAATATTAAGAATAACACTTGTAAGAGTATTTCTTTGCAAGAGGTAACTTTAACTAGACAACAAATAAATTCTATTTTATTAACATTATTAGATAATAACAGTGTGACATATTTAAATTTAAGTAATAATACAATTGATAAAAATAATGCTTATATTTTAGGCAAGGTATTATTTTCTAATACTACCTTAAAAGATTTAGTATTAGAAAATAGTAAGCTTGGAGATTTAGCTGTTCAGCATATAACTGAGGGATTAAAAGGCAATAATTGTTTAAGTCATTTAAGTCTAGGGACAAATAAAATACAAATAAAGGGAGTTGAATATATAGCAAATATTATTGCAGGTAATAATATCATTAAATTTTTAAATTTAGGTGCTAATAAAATTGGAGATGCTGGAGTAAAAATTATATCTCAAGCTTTAGTTTCTAATCAAGCTTTGGATTATATTTGTCTGTACCAAAATAACATTAAAAATGCTGGAGTGAAATATATAGCTCAAGTAGTCGAGAATAGTAAAGTTATTAGAGGCTTGGATTTACGTAATAATTGCATAGGTGATATTGGGGCAAAAAATATAGCTGACATGTTAAAAAAAAAATGATGTATTACAAATTTTAAATTTAGCAGTGAATAACATCATTGATAAGGGAATAAAGTATATTTTTGAGGCTCTTCAGGCTAATACTTCGCTGCTGGAACTTTATTTACACTTCAATCCTATTAATAATTTAGGGGCTAGCTATATTGCTCAAGCCCTTAGTTATAATCACACTCTACATACTCTAAATCTTGATTATACAATCATTAATAAAGATAGTGCAGATAAAATCTATAATTCTATAGCTAAAAATAAAACTCTTAAGACATTTAATTTAAATTTTGATGCTCATTAGCTTGATAAAACTGATTAATAATAAATTTTGCTATAAGCATGTTTGAGTCTATTAAAGTGCTTTTAGGGTATAAGGTTTGAAGCGAAAAAAATATTAATGGCAATTCCGTACATCCTAGAATAATATATTCGCAACCTTTATAAATTAGTTCTTCCATTGCTGCTGAAAATAATGAGACATACTTATCTGCTAAAAATTTTTTTTCAACTACTTTATCATACAATATTCCTGCCTTGATTAGATGTATTCCTTCTAATAAGTTCATTAATGATTTTTCTTCTGGTCCGATTACTTCAATATTGTATTGTGATAGAGCATTATTATATAGTTTAGAATCTAGAGTAGTGTAGGTAGATAATAACCCAACCTTGTTTATATTAGGATATATATTGTGTAAGTAATCTGAGGTTAATTGTACTATATCCGTTACTTCTGTTCTGATTTCTGATTTTATTTTCTTTAAATATATATGGGCTGAATGACAAGCTATTAATATATTACTAACCCCAGCATTCTCTAATATTTTAGCGCACGAGATATATTGCTTCTCGCGTTCTAAGGTATCAGTGGAGAAATTAGTGTGCTGATATATTAACAGCTGAGGGTAATTTTTATCCTCAGGTCGAGAGAACTTATGTTTAACTATATCAAAGACTTTCTTTTCTATATCCATTGATGCTAGAGGTCCTGAGCCTCCTATTATTCCTATTGTCTTGCTCATATTCTAAATATAATCAATTATGTTGATAATTAATAGTTGCATATTTAATAAACTTTAGATTATATATGTTATATATAATAAAATTACAAGTTATTAGGCTATGAAAAAAATTAATAGTTTATATCCTTTGGATAATTATAATTGTTCAAAAAATGAATTGCTTGAGTATTTTAAAAATTCATGGCAGTTATCAGCAACATTGTATAGTACTATTCAAGATGAAGAAAGTTTATATTTAAATCCAGATAAATTAAGACTTCCATTGTTGTTTTATTTAGGTCATACTGCTGCATTTTATATAAATAAAATGCGCATTATTGGACTAATTAAAAGAGGTGTTAATGATTATTATGAAGAATTATTTGCTGAAGGTGTAGACCCAGTTCATCCTCAATACTTAAGAGTTGTTGATAAATGGCCTGCGTATAAAGAAGTAAGACAGTATAGAGATAAGGTTTTTGAGGTTATAATTAATGTAATAGAAAACCTAAGTTTTGACTTTATTCATCAAGAAAGTAAAGAATACGCATTACTGATGGGCATTGAACATGATCGAATTCATTTTGAAACGTCTTCTGTTTTAATTAGACAATATTGTACTAATGTATTAAAAAAACCAGAGCAATGGGTATACGCACCAATCACTAATGAACAAATAAAACAATCAATGATTACTGTTCCTAACGACAGTGTTGTGATTGGAAAACCTAAAGGTCATCCTTATTTTGCTTGGGATAATGAACAAGGTTATCTAAATGTTCGAGTTTCTGCTTTTGTCGCTAGTCGTAATTTAATATCAAACAAAGAATTTTCTGATTTTGTTAATAGTGAAGGTTATGATAAGCAGTATTTTTGGTCCACTGAAGGATGGTCTTGGAAAATAGAAAATAAGGTAACGCACCCTCGATTTTGGGTGTTTGAAGACGATATCTACAAATATAGAACTATTTTTGAGAAAATTGATATGCCATGGAATTGGCCTGTAGAGGTTAATTTTCATGAGGCTGAAGCATACTGTAATTGGTTTGGGAATGGAGCAAGATTAATGAAAGAAGAAGAATTTGAGCTAATCAGTCAGTATTCAGACGTCAATCAAGAACCATTCTTAAAAGATAACTATAATATTAATATGAAATTTGGCTCTCCCTGTTCTGTTAACTTTTTTGAATCGAACACAAACTGTTTTAATGATGTTTATGGCAATGTATTTCAATGGCTAAAAACTCAATTTTATCCACTACCAGGATTCCAAACTCATAATTTATATCCGCATTTTTCTTATCCTTTTTTTACTCCTGATCATATGATGTTGAAAGGTGGTTCGTGGGCTAGTACTGGTACTAGTGCTTCAAGATATTATAGACTTTGGTTTCGTAAACACATTTATCAGCATGCAGGATTTCGAGTAGTGCAAGATTTATAAGAGAAAAGGTATATGAGTAGTTTTTATTTAAAATCAACTATAAAAGTTGAGCCTTTAGTTTGGAGATGGTATGCGTGGCCTCATCTCATTTCCCCTATAACAGCTGCTTGTAACATTGTTGATAGGCATTTAAAGATTATGAGATCTTATGTCCAAAATCCTCGTATTCATGCTCAAGCTGTTAATGATCCTCAAATGTTAGGAGGACCATTTTTGGATTTAGAAGGATTAAAGATAAATGAAATAAAAGAGTTGATTGAATCAACTAATATAAGTTGCAAAAAATTAATAGAACTGAATAAAGCAATAAAAGAAGCTGATCTTTGCTTACAA
This sequence is a window from Candidatus Trichorickettsia mobilis. Protein-coding genes within it:
- a CDS encoding diaminobutyrate--2-oxoglutarate transaminase, which encodes MIDSSSILNINGYESKNLVYRHSFPEVFDKAIGDFIYSVNGVEFLDFFMSAGSLNYGHNNPIIKKEMITYIKNNGIINGLDFNTVARQNFINKFFEVIGDRFSNHKIFIAGPTGTNAVEAALKFVRNAKKRTNIICFSGSFHGMSLGSLAVSSSNFIRSAAQVPLYGSIFIPYPTGYMSIDNSLELIEKIIHDPLSGVDKPAAVLLEVVQGDGGINVAPKKWLQSLHRICKENDIMLIIDDIQAGCGRTGQFFSFDDYDIIPDVVILSKSISGIGLPMSLVLVDSSLDVLDSGQHTGTFRGNQLGYVAATAALDFWLDNNFTNSLKDKTLIFENCLMHIKNKFPFIEIRGKGMMWGLSFEDKPKLAGLISKFCFNQGLLLETCGRNDGVVKLLPAITVASKNIERGFKILESAIESVI
- a CDS encoding aspartate/glutamate racemase family protein; the protein is MSKTIGIIGGSGPLASMDIEKKVFDIVKHKFSRPEDKNYPQLLIYQHTNFSTDTLEREKQYISCAKILENAGVSNILIACHSAHIYLKKIKSEIRTEVTDIVQLTSDYLHNIYPNINKVGLLSTYTTLDSKLYNNALSQYNIEVIGPEEKSLMNLLEGIHLIKAGILYDKVVEKKFLADKYVSLFSAAMEELIYKGCEYIILGCTELPLIFFSLQTLYPKSTLIDSNMLIAKFIINQFYQANEHQNLN
- the ovoA gene encoding 5-histidylcysteine sulfoxide synthase is translated as MKKINSLYPLDNYNCSKNELLEYFKNSWQLSATLYSTIQDEESLYLNPDKLRLPLLFYLGHTAAFYINKMRIIGLIKRGVNDYYEELFAEGVDPVHPQYLRVVDKWPAYKEVRQYRDKVFEVIINVIENLSFDFIHQESKEYALLMGIEHDRIHFETSSVLIRQYCTNVLKKPEQWVYAPITNEQIKQSMITVPNDSVVIGKPKGHPYFAWDNEQGYLNVRVSAFVASRNLISNKEFSDFVNSEGYDKQYFWSTEGWSWKIENKVTHPRFWVFEDDIYKYRTIFEKIDMPWNWPVEVNFHEAEAYCNWFGNGARLMKEEEFELISQYSDVNQEPFLKDNYNINMKFGSPCSVNFFESNTNCFNDVYGNVFQWLKTQFYPLPGFQTHNLYPHFSYPFFTPDHMMLKGGSWASTGTSASRYYRLWFRKHIYQHAGFRVVQDL